In a genomic window of Aggregatimonas sangjinii:
- a CDS encoding DUF4157 domain-containing protein, translating into MFSTADKTVKPAVSVQRKAEQAFFGPQKEQGSPTPETPFFKPAIQPKLKVNKPDDAYEKEADLVADRVVNMPEPQVHVPPTSQPEMQRQEAEKEEDEETLQTASTTLQRMADEEQEDDGPTVQTKRIRFIQRETSGLETGSAQEDETIQTYSNQRSPTMYPSDVIQLSGRGPPAGAARFQSQLHNSTSGGRPMAKPVGDFMASRFGADFSGVRIHTDASAQQMSKQVNAHAFTYQNHIYFNSGKYDPASKGGQTLLAHELTHTIQQGASPVRANVQRKHSFSAVQRKTILQRQVAPQLTKAVELAEAEQGKVIANKEGADGYRYGWEHLMEYFETTFGKDKIVSQATGEKNIVPRQSIKRKSEFTGNIILPDGKVGTGKRDAMPSWCGIFAFWALNKAGIPMPKWQLGKSFIPPEAAYPKGHTPKPGDIAYKELRSHYGLVVGMEGANRVKSVNGNTAGDDNLGGEIQVQTHDLSNWQGFFNPLVAKTGNLRDPSLGDKDTEPKTLDELLKAKYGVSRKAENGQEEEEIQTKTEIGRKEEEEETLQAKTEASKEEEEETLQAKAEQEEKEAEDENIQRSEMGSPGGFASNGVEYEPDDGPADIQTKSTSSVAAQVKNRAPGPMIQGGWLGDAWNAVSGLASDMADLIEEGIDKAKDFLIDKVLGFVDEIPGYTLLSYILGKDPIKGTTVDKTPLTLLDAVLDLIPIGGELVRGVLNYFRATNPVANWLFDSVKRFSGLIKSVGSEFKNFWNRLSISDVGNPERVMNDVANLFRSVIGQVITFVSEVGKEFLKLVKEIAITNLVSFVKKRFPDAYDLLIVILGEDPITEETVDRNGTNILNAGLKVLGARGAQIKRQMEANGIFAKCVGWIDRSIHVVFQLIKGVKNSFAALWKLVSFETLKHPLDAFAELAEAFAAPILLITSFISDAMRELLAFLREALLNALSNYAKGTRGYFLVTVLIGKDPFTGNKVPRNTENIIHGFFSLMDGGEAQFQQMKESGAIDRMSQKISAAVKKLNFTWDYIVGLFTELWESFDWTDFLIPGAIFIKILKTFADPIRRLVNFITVIIKIAIEILMVVMNFPVDTVNNIIARSMEAFGSIKRDPIGFLKNILRGIKQGFVQFFDNILKHLLSGLGNWLFGSLGELGIQMPPDLSFKSILNLVLQILGISVEKIMERVWAKLTEKIGPEKVATIKGAIDKLTGIWSFVKDVIDRGPIAIWEYVQEKLSDLWNIVIDAAKGWIMTKIIGEVTAKLLSMLDPTGIMAVINSVIAIYRAIQSFIEQLRAMLEILNSFVNGIAEIAAGNVQAAADYLEGAMARGIPVLIGFLANQVGLGGIGKKIAEVIGKVREKITAGIDWLVAKALKIGMPIINGVLQVIEFGEGLVEKGKAKVKGAIDSVLQWWKKKKNFRGADGKSHKLYFAGNAENSVLTVASEPIPLTKFLEDKEIATDLVSTKQEAVNLSAEIDGIKTTLKVTNDNAKIKELNGQLDVKMAALIPKISLLMGGNGKSVQLLEIYLNSKVTDDQGAILPQFIADLETDKNKVDDKKVYGLSTRQKDNKTETKVVRQSGMAGAKYLSIAIVEGGMLMPSPEKAYVPDHKNYIPDTINISEKNGTYTAKYDTKTFEGTPGPTFTIEISFAEVLNKNEDNIEQRIVAAENLVFKPEGNPRGVTDSAGGGFDNAHLIGDRFGGSGKNKALNIYPSSPNYNRKLMLGVEDRMAAVFSSIDKFNLTVTAQIKEEKKTGNNLKNLLLTEFEKDNANATESDQEVQKELSSRLQTEINKDIKELPGKFLSMQYSSPGEFTGQLGADPDYDKSVKEFEKRNVNT; encoded by the coding sequence TTGTTTTCTACGGCAGACAAAACGGTAAAACCGGCTGTAAGCGTTCAACGCAAGGCAGAGCAGGCTTTTTTTGGTCCTCAAAAAGAGCAGGGATCCCCTACGCCGGAAACTCCTTTCTTTAAACCCGCCATACAACCCAAGCTAAAGGTAAACAAGCCCGATGATGCCTACGAAAAAGAGGCCGACCTTGTTGCCGATAGGGTCGTAAACATGCCGGAACCACAAGTGCATGTGCCCCCTACTTCACAGCCCGAAATGCAGCGACAGGAAGCGGAAAAAGAGGAAGATGAAGAAACACTACAAACCGCTTCCACCACCCTGCAACGCATGGCCGATGAAGAACAGGAAGACGACGGCCCAACGGTGCAAACTAAACGAATCCGTTTTATTCAAAGAGAAACCAGTGGTCTTGAAACGGGTTCCGCCCAGGAAGATGAAACTATACAGACCTATTCGAATCAGCGGTCACCTACGATGTATCCGTCCGACGTGATACAGTTAAGTGGCCGTGGTCCCCCGGCTGGCGCCGCGCGATTCCAAAGTCAATTGCACAATTCCACCTCTGGTGGCCGACCTATGGCCAAACCCGTCGGAGACTTCATGGCGTCCCGTTTTGGGGCGGATTTTAGTGGCGTAAGGATACACACCGACGCGAGCGCTCAGCAGATGAGTAAGCAAGTAAATGCGCATGCCTTTACCTACCAAAATCATATCTACTTCAACAGTGGAAAATACGATCCTGCCTCAAAAGGTGGGCAAACACTTCTTGCGCATGAGTTAACCCATACCATACAGCAAGGGGCTAGCCCTGTACGTGCCAATGTGCAACGCAAACACAGTTTTTCCGCGGTACAGCGCAAAACCATCCTTCAACGACAGGTCGCACCACAACTTACCAAAGCCGTAGAACTGGCAGAGGCCGAACAAGGAAAGGTCATTGCCAACAAAGAAGGTGCGGATGGGTACCGTTATGGCTGGGAACATCTAATGGAGTATTTCGAGACCACCTTCGGAAAAGACAAAATCGTTTCACAAGCTACCGGTGAAAAAAATATTGTCCCCAGACAAAGCATTAAAAGGAAATCCGAGTTTACCGGTAACATTATTCTTCCCGATGGCAAGGTAGGGACCGGGAAACGCGATGCCATGCCCAGTTGGTGCGGTATTTTTGCATTTTGGGCACTAAACAAAGCAGGTATCCCGATGCCTAAATGGCAACTGGGAAAATCCTTCATCCCACCCGAAGCGGCCTATCCAAAGGGCCATACCCCTAAGCCGGGTGACATAGCCTATAAAGAACTCCGCTCCCATTATGGACTGGTCGTGGGTATGGAAGGCGCTAACCGCGTAAAAAGTGTCAATGGCAATACGGCCGGAGATGACAATCTTGGTGGCGAAATACAGGTGCAAACACACGACCTGAGCAACTGGCAAGGCTTTTTTAATCCCTTGGTCGCCAAGACCGGTAATCTGCGGGATCCCTCCCTGGGCGACAAAGATACCGAGCCCAAAACCTTGGACGAGCTCCTAAAGGCAAAATACGGTGTCAGCAGAAAGGCGGAAAACGGGCAGGAGGAGGAAGAAATCCAAACCAAGACGGAAATCGGTCGAAAGGAAGAGGAAGAGGAAACACTGCAAGCAAAAACCGAAGCCAGCAAGGAAGAGGAAGAGGAAACGCTGCAGGCAAAAGCCGAACAGGAAGAAAAAGAAGCAGAAGACGAAAATATTCAGCGATCTGAAATGGGCAGTCCGGGTGGCTTTGCTTCCAATGGGGTCGAATATGAACCCGATGACGGCCCGGCCGATATACAGACCAAGTCAACGTCTTCAGTGGCCGCGCAAGTAAAGAACAGGGCTCCTGGTCCGATGATACAGGGCGGGTGGCTTGGAGATGCTTGGAACGCCGTCTCCGGACTCGCTTCCGACATGGCCGATCTGATAGAAGAGGGTATTGATAAGGCCAAGGACTTCCTAATCGATAAGGTACTTGGCTTTGTAGATGAGATTCCCGGGTACACGCTTCTCAGTTACATTTTGGGCAAAGATCCCATCAAAGGTACCACTGTAGATAAAACGCCGCTGACCCTATTGGATGCCGTACTCGACCTTATTCCCATAGGTGGGGAATTGGTACGGGGCGTACTCAATTACTTCCGAGCCACGAATCCGGTAGCGAATTGGTTGTTCGATTCCGTAAAACGCTTTTCAGGCCTTATCAAAAGCGTGGGCAGCGAGTTCAAAAATTTCTGGAACAGGCTAAGCATTAGTGACGTCGGTAATCCGGAGCGGGTGATGAACGATGTGGCGAACCTCTTCCGATCCGTTATTGGCCAAGTAATCACTTTTGTTTCCGAAGTCGGAAAGGAATTCCTTAAACTGGTAAAAGAAATTGCGATTACCAACCTTGTTTCGTTCGTCAAAAAACGTTTCCCGGATGCCTATGACCTATTGATCGTAATCCTCGGCGAGGATCCCATCACAGAGGAAACCGTAGATCGTAACGGCACGAATATTTTAAACGCCGGATTAAAAGTGCTGGGGGCCAGAGGGGCACAGATAAAACGGCAAATGGAGGCCAATGGCATCTTTGCCAAATGTGTGGGCTGGATCGATCGGAGTATCCATGTGGTCTTCCAATTGATTAAAGGCGTGAAGAATTCCTTTGCCGCCCTTTGGAAACTCGTTTCATTCGAAACGCTCAAACACCCCTTGGATGCCTTTGCCGAACTCGCCGAGGCGTTTGCGGCACCCATCTTGCTTATCACCTCTTTTATCTCCGATGCCATGCGGGAACTCCTGGCATTTTTGAGAGAGGCACTGTTGAACGCCTTAAGCAACTATGCCAAAGGGACCAGGGGCTACTTCCTGGTTACCGTGCTCATTGGCAAAGATCCTTTTACAGGAAATAAGGTCCCCAGAAATACGGAGAATATTATCCATGGCTTCTTTAGTTTAATGGACGGTGGTGAGGCACAATTTCAACAAATGAAAGAAAGCGGGGCCATCGACCGGATGAGCCAAAAGATTTCAGCTGCCGTCAAGAAATTGAACTTTACATGGGACTATATCGTTGGACTCTTTACAGAATTATGGGAATCCTTCGATTGGACGGACTTCCTGATTCCGGGGGCGATATTCATCAAAATCCTCAAGACATTTGCCGACCCCATTCGTCGCCTGGTCAATTTCATCACGGTCATTATCAAGATTGCCATTGAGATTTTGATGGTGGTGATGAATTTCCCCGTAGACACGGTCAACAATATTATCGCCCGGTCAATGGAGGCCTTTGGCAGTATAAAACGTGATCCGATCGGCTTCCTTAAAAATATCCTGCGCGGCATAAAACAAGGCTTTGTCCAGTTCTTCGACAATATCCTAAAGCACCTGCTCAGCGGCTTGGGCAATTGGCTCTTTGGTTCGTTGGGTGAATTGGGAATCCAAATGCCCCCGGACCTTAGCTTTAAGAGTATCCTCAACCTGGTCCTGCAGATTTTGGGCATTAGTGTCGAAAAGATCATGGAAAGGGTATGGGCGAAACTCACCGAAAAGATAGGTCCCGAAAAAGTAGCAACGATCAAGGGTGCCATCGACAAATTAACGGGCATCTGGAGCTTTGTCAAGGATGTGATCGACCGCGGGCCAATTGCCATTTGGGAATATGTACAAGAAAAGTTGAGCGACTTGTGGAACATCGTTATCGATGCCGCCAAGGGTTGGATCATGACCAAGATCATTGGGGAGGTAACGGCCAAATTGTTAAGCATGCTCGACCCTACGGGCATTATGGCCGTGATCAACAGCGTCATAGCGATTTACAGGGCCATACAATCCTTTATCGAGCAGTTGCGTGCTATGCTCGAAATCTTGAATTCCTTCGTAAACGGTATCGCTGAGATTGCCGCCGGCAATGTACAGGCGGCGGCCGATTATCTTGAGGGAGCGATGGCCAGGGGCATACCCGTTCTTATAGGCTTTTTGGCCAATCAGGTAGGCCTAGGTGGTATCGGCAAGAAAATAGCCGAGGTCATTGGCAAGGTCAGGGAGAAAATTACCGCGGGGATCGATTGGTTGGTGGCGAAAGCCCTGAAAATAGGTATGCCTATCATCAATGGCGTATTGCAGGTGATTGAATTCGGGGAAGGCCTTGTGGAGAAAGGCAAGGCCAAAGTAAAGGGCGCAATCGACAGTGTTCTGCAATGGTGGAAAAAGAAAAAGAACTTTAGGGGAGCCGATGGAAAATCGCACAAGTTATACTTTGCCGGCAATGCGGAAAATTCAGTGCTTACCGTGGCAAGTGAACCTATCCCTTTGACCAAATTTTTGGAAGACAAGGAAATTGCGACCGATCTTGTTTCGACCAAGCAGGAAGCCGTTAACCTCTCCGCCGAAATTGATGGTATAAAGACGACGTTAAAGGTGACCAATGACAATGCAAAAATTAAAGAATTGAATGGCCAACTGGATGTAAAAATGGCCGCCTTGATTCCTAAGATAAGTTTGCTGATGGGGGGCAATGGCAAATCCGTGCAGCTATTGGAAATCTACCTGAACTCTAAGGTTACCGATGATCAAGGGGCGATTCTACCACAATTCATTGCCGACTTGGAAACCGACAAGAACAAAGTCGATGATAAGAAGGTTTACGGTCTGAGCACCAGACAAAAAGATAATAAGACAGAAACAAAGGTGGTACGCCAAAGTGGTATGGCGGGTGCCAAATATTTGAGTATTGCCATTGTTGAAGGCGGTATGCTTATGCCAAGTCCCGAGAAAGCCTATGTGCCCGACCACAAGAATTATATTCCGGACACCATCAATATATCCGAGAAAAATGGAACATATACCGCGAAATATGATACGAAAACCTTTGAAGGAACCCCCGGACCAACCTTTACTATAGAAATTTCTTTTGCCGAAGTGTTGAACAAAAATGAAGATAATATTGAACAGCGCATTGTAGCTGCTGAAAATTTGGTTTTCAAACCAGAAGGAAACCCGCGCGGTGTGACGGATTCTGCCGGCGGTGGCTTTGACAATGCACATTTAATTGGCGACCGCTTTGGAGGTTCGGGTAAAAACAAAGCCTTGAATATCTATCCGTCCTCCCCGAATTACAATAGAAAATTAATGTTGGGTGTAGAAGACCGTATGGCCGCCGTCTTCTCATCCATAGACAAATTTAATCTTACCGTGACCGCTCAAATCAAGGAAGAGAAGAAAACCGGTAATAACCTGAAAAACCTATTATTGACCGAGTTTGAAAAGGATAATGCGAATGCTACGGAATCCGATCAAGAAGTCCAAAAAGAATTGAGTAGCAGACTACAGACCGAAATCAACAAGGACATAAAAGAATTACCCGGTAAATTTTTAAGTATGCAATACAGTTCTCCAGGTGAATTTACCGGCCAACTTGGAGCCGATCCGGACTATGACAAATCAGTAAAGGAATTTGAAAAGAGAAACGTAAATACCTAA
- a CDS encoding DUF4157 domain-containing protein: MKSKSFHRRRRVKRQKPAQKKAQNENFFEAQVQRKCEKCEDRDKQVQKKVHGTPAKGSKSFFGHYMSHIDAKGSTLSKQQRSFFEGRMGANFGDVKVHNDREAANAAKEIGAKAFTWQNHIVMNRAHFEAGSIEAKQLLAHELKHVQQQKNGRHLIQMMPEEEGAAPMKEAGEEETVQGKGDDTMADTEAAAMEKEAEMEETNILVPESVPEIQYIGRPTNKMVFGQSISIQGVTNATYDGGKGRSNGLQRTAVTEGPGCAEGDCWHYTGHYQIDYGVATSVSLPEVPSGLSPCQEDRVREAIANELVPHENDHVAAFEQYNGSVTLSIDYTGPSSGIEAYVQQLHDTDEAARRAASNAASTALDPFHVNIDLDCEEEPAAAPPAASEVPAVS; the protein is encoded by the coding sequence ATGAAAAGCAAATCATTTCATCGAAGACGACGGGTTAAACGCCAAAAGCCCGCCCAAAAGAAGGCGCAAAACGAAAATTTCTTTGAGGCCCAAGTGCAACGCAAATGCGAAAAATGCGAGGACCGGGATAAACAGGTTCAGAAAAAGGTGCATGGCACACCGGCTAAGGGAAGCAAAAGTTTCTTTGGCCATTATATGAGCCATATCGATGCCAAAGGCAGTACGCTCTCCAAACAGCAACGCAGCTTTTTTGAGGGCAGGATGGGCGCTAATTTCGGGGATGTCAAAGTGCACAACGACAGGGAGGCCGCCAATGCCGCCAAGGAAATCGGGGCCAAGGCCTTTACCTGGCAAAATCATATCGTGATGAACAGAGCCCATTTTGAAGCGGGCAGTATTGAGGCGAAACAATTGCTCGCCCATGAGTTGAAACATGTGCAACAACAGAAAAACGGAAGGCACCTCATCCAAATGATGCCCGAGGAGGAAGGCGCGGCACCCATGAAAGAAGCAGGGGAAGAGGAAACCGTACAAGGAAAAGGGGACGACACCATGGCCGATACGGAAGCTGCCGCCATGGAAAAAGAGGCAGAAATGGAGGAAACAAACATCCTGGTACCCGAAAGCGTTCCTGAAATCCAGTATATCGGACGGCCGACCAACAAAATGGTATTCGGACAATCGATTTCCATCCAAGGGGTCACCAATGCCACCTACGACGGCGGAAAAGGTCGAAGCAACGGATTGCAGCGAACCGCGGTTACCGAGGGCCCCGGCTGTGCGGAAGGGGACTGTTGGCACTATACCGGCCACTACCAGATCGATTACGGCGTAGCGACCTCGGTTTCCCTGCCGGAGGTGCCGTCGGGTCTTAGCCCTTGTCAGGAAGATCGGGTACGCGAGGCCATTGCCAACGAGCTGGTCCCCCACGAAAATGATCATGTGGCCGCATTTGAACAATATAACGGTAGCGTGACCCTGTCGATAGACTATACTGGGCCAAGTTCGGGCATAGAGGCGTATGTGCAACAATTGCATGACACCGATGAAGCGGCAAGAAGGGCCGCTTCCAATGCCGCGAGTACCGCCCTTGATCCGTTTCATGTGAACATCGATTTGGATTGTGAAGAGGAACCGGCAGCCGCTCCCCCGGCCGCCTCGGAAGTTCCAGCGGTTTCGTAA
- a CDS encoding contractile injection system tape measure protein has product MSNPISDLMGGIRQNNIQEAQLDFKIQNLATDGINGNDFVAWAKTNILEVLDCLATEYTKPETVVLMEELTLDLQLTVQNDLFSEGEKVRDTISRQLRAALKKALAENNISCLTHAHHNAKLVLGYLEQGLLTSCVSDEEWDGMVTSFYGELAVNQEVRFKWVQTIKNKHAFIRFFRLKSVPEQHELVAQLTSEIKVMQRINAYLKLFTANPDYFLSLPLIEFYYTLFTFLPNNNWSLGAVLQLMVVQHMIPDKITSQNLTIPKIILAEVSAALEQAPTLKDHPFGNSTEREEQGIKEVPGKNTATMQHGTEVGAYIGQAGLVLLAHFLPQFLKKVGYLNEKGQLIDAVEVPILFHYMATGESSAPEWKLTLPKILAGLDPGEHCNTALRPVKNLDTEITEFLKAIIGHWKALKNTSPDGLRETFLVREGVLKSKNGFYYLHIPEQTVDILLPYIPWNYTTIRLQWMQNILFVAWNKS; this is encoded by the coding sequence ATGTCTAACCCAATTAGCGACCTAATGGGAGGAATTCGGCAAAATAACATCCAGGAGGCACAGCTCGACTTTAAGATTCAAAACTTGGCGACGGATGGCATCAATGGAAACGATTTTGTCGCCTGGGCCAAAACCAATATTCTAGAAGTCTTGGACTGCCTCGCTACCGAATACACAAAACCGGAAACGGTAGTTTTGATGGAGGAACTTACCCTGGACCTCCAGCTCACCGTTCAAAATGACCTCTTTTCGGAAGGCGAAAAAGTACGCGACACCATCAGTCGGCAATTAAGGGCAGCCTTAAAAAAGGCTTTGGCCGAAAACAACATTAGCTGTTTGACCCATGCCCACCACAATGCCAAATTGGTTTTGGGCTATTTAGAACAAGGGCTGTTGACCAGTTGTGTTTCCGATGAAGAATGGGATGGGATGGTGACATCTTTTTATGGGGAATTGGCAGTGAACCAAGAGGTACGGTTTAAATGGGTGCAAACCATAAAAAACAAGCATGCCTTTATCAGGTTCTTTCGATTGAAAAGTGTTCCCGAACAACATGAACTCGTGGCGCAACTTACGAGTGAAATAAAGGTAATGCAACGAATCAATGCTTACTTGAAGTTGTTTACGGCAAATCCAGACTATTTTCTGTCCCTACCCCTAATCGAATTTTACTATACCCTCTTTACTTTCCTACCAAATAACAACTGGTCGTTAGGTGCCGTACTACAACTTATGGTAGTTCAACACATGATTCCCGACAAAATAACATCCCAGAATCTGACCATTCCCAAAATAATACTCGCGGAAGTTTCTGCGGCATTGGAGCAAGCGCCTACCTTAAAGGACCATCCCTTTGGCAATTCGACTGAACGGGAAGAACAGGGCATCAAGGAAGTACCCGGAAAGAACACAGCTACCATGCAACACGGCACGGAGGTCGGTGCCTATATCGGCCAGGCCGGTTTGGTGTTGTTGGCGCACTTTCTACCGCAGTTCCTCAAAAAGGTCGGCTACCTTAATGAAAAGGGTCAACTTATCGATGCCGTCGAGGTACCCATCCTTTTTCATTACATGGCCACAGGGGAAAGCAGTGCGCCCGAATGGAAGCTAACACTACCAAAAATACTAGCAGGCCTGGATCCCGGGGAGCATTGCAATACCGCACTAAGACCGGTTAAAAATCTCGATACCGAAATCACTGAATTCTTGAAAGCGATCATCGGGCATTGGAAGGCTTTAAAAAACACGAGTCCGGATGGACTGAGAGAAACATTTTTAGTCAGGGAGGGGGTTTTAAAGTCCAAGAACGGATTTTACTACTTACATATACCAGAACAAACCGTAGATATCCTACTCCCCTACATTCCCTGGAACTATACGACGATAAGACTACAATGGATGCAAAACATCCTATTTGTAGCATGGAATAAAAGTTAA
- a CDS encoding TIGR02594 family protein: MSLLQILSNEIGVKEVKGRQHSPQIMKYAKEAGFENYKSDETAWCSLFANWVAHKAGLERSKNLTARSWLNVGLPIDNPEPGDIVVFWRTKIDSWQGHVAFYVGFSADHSRVYCLGGNQGDQVSLTGYKADRLLGFRRLRKTTVPKFSRKNLRNGDTGSEVVLLQDSLKQLGYDCGTSDGMFGGKTEKALRQFQSSSQEMKINGIFDKASREFLEKMLTVHS; this comes from the coding sequence ATGAGTTTGTTACAAATTTTAAGCAACGAAATAGGGGTAAAGGAGGTCAAGGGAAGGCAACATAGCCCACAGATTATGAAATACGCCAAGGAAGCGGGGTTCGAAAATTACAAATCGGACGAAACCGCCTGGTGCAGTTTATTCGCCAATTGGGTGGCCCACAAGGCTGGCCTTGAACGGTCTAAAAACCTCACGGCGCGGTCTTGGTTGAATGTGGGCTTGCCTATTGACAATCCCGAGCCGGGCGATATTGTGGTTTTTTGGCGCACTAAGATAGATTCATGGCAGGGCCATGTGGCCTTCTATGTCGGCTTTTCGGCCGATCATTCAAGAGTTTATTGTTTGGGTGGCAATCAAGGGGATCAGGTATCGCTTACGGGCTACAAGGCCGACCGGCTGCTGGGTTTTCGACGCTTGCGCAAGACGACCGTTCCCAAATTTTCGCGCAAAAATTTACGGAACGGCGATACGGGGTCGGAGGTGGTGCTGCTACAGGATTCCCTGAAACAGCTCGGATACGATTGTGGTACTTCCGATGGCATGTTCGGCGGTAAGACCGAAAAGGCATTGCGACAATTTCAATCGAGTTCCCAGGAAATGAAAATCAACGGGATCTTCGACAAGGCATCCCGGGAATTTTTGGAGAAAATGTTAACGGTACATAGCTGA
- a CDS encoding ATP-binding protein gives MEGIKNTLKVVSKHRDELALGIDAMGKLIVDRLAAEQAQTKFLLETYKTREFTEALDGILQLEGNFSFEEKLVLFLAITPYIRPGFFEDIMAQALPQGGEFIAFGGIKGQQHRGILPTGDTALFVLAGLDIRARLTYQKLFNSDGLFATYGLLQVDGTPHAEPTMSGRLVPDPDWLEKILLGKEAAPVYSVEFPARKITTAMEWDDLVLHPQTSENINDIQLWVAHHQKVLDDPTFGRRIKPGYRVLFYGKAGTGKTLTASLLGKKFGIPVYRIDLSQVVSKYIGETEKHIELVFNRAERKNWILFFDEADALFGKRTNVQSSNDKFANQEVSYLLQRIEDFQGLLILASNFKNNIDDAFLRRFHNVIHFPIPGVMERYKLWTQSVPSGMNVEDAIDWMHIAEKYAVTGAEIVNVMYYSALKAHSRKNPVLLKADIYEGIKKELKKQDKTFSY, from the coding sequence ATGGAAGGAATTAAAAATACCTTGAAAGTGGTTTCAAAACATCGGGACGAGCTGGCCCTGGGAATCGATGCCATGGGCAAATTGATCGTAGATCGTCTAGCGGCCGAGCAGGCACAGACCAAATTCCTTTTGGAAACGTATAAAACCCGTGAATTTACCGAGGCCTTAGACGGCATCCTGCAACTTGAAGGGAACTTTTCCTTTGAGGAAAAATTGGTTCTGTTCCTGGCGATTACCCCCTACATAAGACCCGGTTTTTTCGAGGACATCATGGCACAGGCACTTCCCCAAGGTGGTGAGTTCATTGCCTTCGGCGGCATCAAGGGGCAGCAGCATAGGGGAATCCTCCCTACTGGGGACACCGCCTTGTTCGTATTGGCCGGACTCGACATAAGGGCCCGATTGACGTATCAAAAGCTTTTCAATAGCGATGGGCTCTTTGCCACCTACGGCCTACTGCAAGTCGACGGGACACCGCATGCCGAGCCCACCATGAGCGGGCGCTTGGTGCCCGATCCAGATTGGCTGGAAAAAATACTGCTCGGAAAGGAGGCCGCTCCGGTCTACAGCGTGGAGTTTCCAGCGCGGAAGATCACCACCGCGATGGAGTGGGACGACCTGGTCCTTCATCCGCAGACTTCCGAAAACATCAACGATATACAGCTTTGGGTGGCCCACCACCAAAAAGTACTCGACGACCCCACCTTTGGCAGGCGGATAAAACCCGGCTATCGGGTATTGTTCTATGGCAAGGCGGGCACGGGCAAGACCTTAACGGCCTCCTTGCTGGGAAAGAAGTTTGGGATACCTGTTTACAGAATAGATTTGTCACAGGTCGTTTCAAAATATATAGGCGAGACCGAAAAACATATCGAACTGGTCTTCAACAGGGCCGAACGTAAAAACTGGATCCTGTTTTTCGACGAGGCGGATGCGCTGTTTGGAAAGCGCACCAATGTGCAAAGTTCGAACGATAAATTCGCCAATCAGGAAGTTTCCTATTTATTGCAACGCATCGAAGATTTTCAGGGACTCCTGATTTTGGCGTCCAATTTTAAGAACAACATCGATGATGCCTTTTTACGGCGTTTTCATAACGTAATACACTTTCCGATTCCTGGAGTTATGGAACGCTATAAATTATGGACGCAAAGCGTGCCCTCCGGGATGAACGTCGAGGACGCTATCGATTGGATGCATATCGCGGAAAAATATGCGGTAACCGGCGCCGAAATCGTAAACGTGATGTACTATTCGGCCTTAAAGGCCCATTCCCGTAAAAATCCAGTCTTATTGAAGGCCGATATCTACGAGGGCATAAAAAAGGAACTAAAGAAACAAGACAAAACCTTTTCCTATTAA